A region from the Alnus glutinosa chromosome 5, dhAlnGlut1.1, whole genome shotgun sequence genome encodes:
- the LOC133868954 gene encoding probable CCR4-associated factor 1 homolog 11, with translation MATAAAPSPITVREVWQHNLEHEFSEIARVLPQHRFVALDTEFPGHVFPVTCRNRTQLSPAENYLSMKRNVDSTKIIQLGLSLCDASGDSCYVWQFNFKDFSKENDLFNPDSIALLERQGIDFQKNREKGVDSVDFARLIKQIGLLRNRTITWSTFHGAYDFGYLIKILMGRELPIDLMGFMGLVVHFFWYRVFDIKNMIRLCDGLYGGLESVAKALGVDRVAGSSHQAGSDSLLTLHTIMKLKDGRFFGKFLSEFQLVLYGLEVDTALLTAPKKPKLVYVLQPGSCQRSFRGCFPYTYCAPRVIQGRYGYYV, from the coding sequence ATGGCGACAGCCGCAGCTCCGAGTCCAATCACCGTTCGCGAGGTCTGGCAACACAACCTCGAGCATGAATTTTCCGAAATCGCACGGGTTCTTCCTCAACATCGTTTTGTCGCCTTGGACACCGAGTTCCCTGGCCATGTCTTCCCTGTTACCTGCCGCAACCGTACTCAACTGTCTCCCGCTGAGAACTACCTGTCAATGAAGCGGAATGTTGATTCTACCAAAATCATTCAACTGGGTCTTTCACTGTGCGATGCCAGCGGCGATTCTTGTTATGTTTGGCAATTTAATTTCAAAGACTTCAGCAAGGAGAATGATCTGTTCAATCCTGACTCAATCGCGTTACTAGAGCGCCAGGGAATCGACTTCCAGAAGAACCGAGAAAAGGGTGTAGATTCGGTGGACTTTGCAAGGCTAATCAAACAGATTGGTCTCTTAAGAAATCGGACGATCACTTGGTCAACTTTCCACGGAGCTTATGATTTTGGTTACTTGATCAAAATCCTGATGGGGCGAGAACTGCCGATCGATCTGATGGGGTTTATGGGTCTGGTGGTACACTTTTTCTGGTACAGGgtgtttgatataaaaaatatgatcaGACTCTGTGATGGACTCTATGGAGGGTTGGAGAGTGTAGCCAAAGCACTTGGGGTGGATCGTGTGGCCGGATCGAGTCACCAGGCTGGGTCTGATAGTCTGCTAACATTGCATACCATAATGAAACTCAAAGATGGTCGTTTCTTTGGGAAATTTTTGAGCGAATTTCAGTTGGTTCTTTACGGTTTGGAAGTCGACACTGCGCTGTTGACCGCACCAAAAAAGCCGAAGTTGGTTTACGTATTGCAACCTGGAAGTTGTCAACGCAGCTTCAGAGGATGTTTTCCATACACTTACTGTGCTCCAAGAGTGATTCAGGGTAGATACGGATATTatgtatga